A genomic segment from Neodiprion lecontei isolate iyNeoLeco1 chromosome 1, iyNeoLeco1.1, whole genome shotgun sequence encodes:
- the LOC107226391 gene encoding protein cereblon isoform X2 — protein MNFVMETDESSASEENNSDASYIVEASDSDETIEDVVSLPSTDSTFDLTLPATHSYLGNNLEELRGRTILDDGIYMNLPLLVKQSVILFPGQTLPLTVHGRDTIEMLQKCIDKDRTFGVVCLDRDKMIPIGTTAEIYQYKSEIQSYGFRVKAKGRQRFKILRLIQGSGKISADVKILPEISLGPPLFDERLVSLDRLRTPPTNKHQAKRRQILDRYDAVATPWPSWVYRQYDSRILAIRIRQFLQYIETQGSSIPEDTTELSFWVAQNLPLDDSERILLLAYNCAIPRLQWEIKYLVKDRVFTCSQCNEFIGKQSDIFPMSKEGPQNAYCNPAGIIHDTVTLYKAQGLVLSREEPCTDFSWFPGYAWTIASCNCGVHMGWKFTAVQSDLRPVAFWGLTRKSLRSKKLGAKGQHWKSRIQGYNNSDDFLTWSE, from the exons ATGAACTTTGTAATGGAGACAGACGAATCCAGTGCTTCTGAAGAGAATAATTCAG ATGCATCATACATTGTGGAAGCATCTGATTCCGATGAAACCATCGAAGACGTGGTGTCACTTCCATCCACAGATAGCACGTTTGATTTAACGCTACCTGCAACTCACTCG TATTTGGGAAATAACTTGGAGGAGCTGAGAGGTCGGACTATTTTGGATGATGGTATATATATGAACCTGCCGTTATTAGTAAAACAATCGGTCATTTTATTCCCTGGTCAAACACTGCCACTAACTGTCCATGGAAGAGATACTATCGAGATGCTCCAAAAGTGTATAGACAAGGATCGAACTTTTGGTGTTGTTTGCTTGGATCGTGACAAAATGATCCCTATTGGAACAACAGCTGAAATTTATCAATACAAATCAGAAATTCAATCATATGGGTTTAGGGTGAAAGCAAAGGGGAGACAACGTTTTAAAATATTGCGTCTAATACAG GGCTCGGGCAAGATATCTGCTGATGTTAAAATACTACCAGAAATATCACTTGGACCACCGTTATTCGACGAGCGATTAGTCAGCTTGGATCGCCTGAGAACACCTCCCACTAATAAACATCAAGCAAAAAGACGGCAAATATTAGATAGATATGACGCAGTAGCAACTCCTTGGCCATCCTGGGTCTATAGACAGTACGATTCAAGAATACTTGCAATCAGAATCAGGCAGTTTTTACAATACATTGAAACAC AGGGCAGTAGTATTCCGGAAGATACAACAGAATTATCATTTTGGGTTGCTCAAAATCTACCACTGGACGACAgcgaaagaattttattactGGCCTATAATTGTGCCATTCCTAGGTTACAATGGGAGATCAAATATCTGGTCAAG GACCGAGTTTTCACGTGTTCCCAATGCAATGAATTCATTGGAAAACAGTCTGACATATTTCCTATGAGTAAAGAAGGGCCGCAAAATGCTTACTGTAATCCTGCCGGAATTATTCATGATACGGTGACTCTATACAAAGCTCAAGGCCTGGTACTTAGCAGAGAGGAGCCGTGTACCGATTTTAGCTGGTTTCCAGG GTATGCTTGGACAATAGCTTCATGCAACTGTGGTGTCCACATGGGATGGAAGTTCACAGCAGTTCAGAGTGATCTTAGACCTGTGGCATTTTGGGGACTTACTAGAAAAAGCTTACGATCAAAAAAACTTGGCGCAAAAGGACAACACTGGAAAAGTAGAATTCAAGGATATAACAATTCCGACGATTTTTTGACATGGTCTGAATAG
- the LOC107226391 gene encoding protein cereblon isoform X1 — protein MNFVMETDESSASEENNSDASYIVEASDSDETIEDVVSLPSTDSTFDLTLPATHSYLGNNLEELRGRTILDDGIYMNLPLLVKQSVILFPGQTLPLTVHGRDTIEMLQKCIDKDRTFGVVCLDRDKMIPIGTTAEIYQYKSEIQSYGFRVKAKGRQRFKILRLIQKGSGKISADVKILPEISLGPPLFDERLVSLDRLRTPPTNKHQAKRRQILDRYDAVATPWPSWVYRQYDSRILAIRIRQFLQYIETQGSSIPEDTTELSFWVAQNLPLDDSERILLLAYNCAIPRLQWEIKYLVKDRVFTCSQCNEFIGKQSDIFPMSKEGPQNAYCNPAGIIHDTVTLYKAQGLVLSREEPCTDFSWFPGYAWTIASCNCGVHMGWKFTAVQSDLRPVAFWGLTRKSLRSKKLGAKGQHWKSRIQGYNNSDDFLTWSE, from the exons ATGAACTTTGTAATGGAGACAGACGAATCCAGTGCTTCTGAAGAGAATAATTCAG ATGCATCATACATTGTGGAAGCATCTGATTCCGATGAAACCATCGAAGACGTGGTGTCACTTCCATCCACAGATAGCACGTTTGATTTAACGCTACCTGCAACTCACTCG TATTTGGGAAATAACTTGGAGGAGCTGAGAGGTCGGACTATTTTGGATGATGGTATATATATGAACCTGCCGTTATTAGTAAAACAATCGGTCATTTTATTCCCTGGTCAAACACTGCCACTAACTGTCCATGGAAGAGATACTATCGAGATGCTCCAAAAGTGTATAGACAAGGATCGAACTTTTGGTGTTGTTTGCTTGGATCGTGACAAAATGATCCCTATTGGAACAACAGCTGAAATTTATCAATACAAATCAGAAATTCAATCATATGGGTTTAGGGTGAAAGCAAAGGGGAGACAACGTTTTAAAATATTGCGTCTAATACAG AAGGGCTCGGGCAAGATATCTGCTGATGTTAAAATACTACCAGAAATATCACTTGGACCACCGTTATTCGACGAGCGATTAGTCAGCTTGGATCGCCTGAGAACACCTCCCACTAATAAACATCAAGCAAAAAGACGGCAAATATTAGATAGATATGACGCAGTAGCAACTCCTTGGCCATCCTGGGTCTATAGACAGTACGATTCAAGAATACTTGCAATCAGAATCAGGCAGTTTTTACAATACATTGAAACAC AGGGCAGTAGTATTCCGGAAGATACAACAGAATTATCATTTTGGGTTGCTCAAAATCTACCACTGGACGACAgcgaaagaattttattactGGCCTATAATTGTGCCATTCCTAGGTTACAATGGGAGATCAAATATCTGGTCAAG GACCGAGTTTTCACGTGTTCCCAATGCAATGAATTCATTGGAAAACAGTCTGACATATTTCCTATGAGTAAAGAAGGGCCGCAAAATGCTTACTGTAATCCTGCCGGAATTATTCATGATACGGTGACTCTATACAAAGCTCAAGGCCTGGTACTTAGCAGAGAGGAGCCGTGTACCGATTTTAGCTGGTTTCCAGG GTATGCTTGGACAATAGCTTCATGCAACTGTGGTGTCCACATGGGATGGAAGTTCACAGCAGTTCAGAGTGATCTTAGACCTGTGGCATTTTGGGGACTTACTAGAAAAAGCTTACGATCAAAAAAACTTGGCGCAAAAGGACAACACTGGAAAAGTAGAATTCAAGGATATAACAATTCCGACGATTTTTTGACATGGTCTGAATAG
- the LOC107226387 gene encoding ATP synthase subunit C lysine N-methyltransferase isoform X3 produces the protein MKELQLGNEELSSGVEKRTSNIGLIFVGLTGGAAVAISAVCLPFVSPALRKVCLPYVPATTQQVENVLRALKGRSGTLVDLGSGDGRIVFAAAKIGFKADGIELNPWLIAYSRFTAIMRGLSSRVTFFRKDLWKFNLEKYDNVVIFGVQQMMDEVEEKFNSELKRDSLIVACRFPLPNLEPVAIFGHGVDTVWVYKSAASPK, from the exons atgaaagaaCTACAGTTAGGAAATGAAGAGTTATCTAGTGGCGTTGAGAAACGAACCTCTAATATCGGTTTAATCTTTGTTGGACTTACTG gcGGTGCAGCTGTCGCCATCAGTGCAGTATGTCTTCCATTTGTGAGTCCAGCACTGCGCAAGGTTTGTTTACCGTATGTGCCGGCAACCACTCAGCAAGTTGAAAATGTTCTACGAGCATTGAAGGGGCGCTCAGGAACCTTGGTGGACCTGGGTAGTGGAGATGGACGCATA GTTTTCGCAGCTGCAAAAATTGGATTTAAGGCAGATGGTATCGAATTAAATCCATGGCTCATAGCGTACTCACGATTTACCGCTATAATGCGAGGATTATCATCAAGAGTCACCTTTTTTAGAAAAGATctttggaaatttaatttgGAAAAGTACGATAACGTTGTTATATTTGGAGTGCAGCAAATG ATGGACGAAGTGGAAGAGAAATTTAACTCAGAACTAAAGAGAGATAGTTTGATAGTAGCTTGTCGTTTTCCATTACCCAACTTGGAACCTGTTGCAATATTCGGACATGGGGTTGATACTGTTTGGGTCTACAAAAGTGCAGCTTCACCAAA gTAG
- the LOC107226387 gene encoding ATP synthase subunit C lysine N-methyltransferase isoform X2, with the protein MKELQLGNEELSSGVEKRTSNIGLIFVGLTGGAAVAISAVCLPFVSPALRKVCLPYVPATTQQVENVLRALKGRSGTLVDLGSGDGRIVFAAAKIGFKADGIELNPWLIAYSRFTAIMRGLSSRVTFFRKDLWKFNLEKYDNVVIFGVQQMMDEVEEKFNSELKRDSLIVACRFPLPNLEPVAIFGHGVDTVWVYKSAASPKSDNEL; encoded by the exons atgaaagaaCTACAGTTAGGAAATGAAGAGTTATCTAGTGGCGTTGAGAAACGAACCTCTAATATCGGTTTAATCTTTGTTGGACTTACTG gcGGTGCAGCTGTCGCCATCAGTGCAGTATGTCTTCCATTTGTGAGTCCAGCACTGCGCAAGGTTTGTTTACCGTATGTGCCGGCAACCACTCAGCAAGTTGAAAATGTTCTACGAGCATTGAAGGGGCGCTCAGGAACCTTGGTGGACCTGGGTAGTGGAGATGGACGCATA GTTTTCGCAGCTGCAAAAATTGGATTTAAGGCAGATGGTATCGAATTAAATCCATGGCTCATAGCGTACTCACGATTTACCGCTATAATGCGAGGATTATCATCAAGAGTCACCTTTTTTAGAAAAGATctttggaaatttaatttgGAAAAGTACGATAACGTTGTTATATTTGGAGTGCAGCAAATG ATGGACGAAGTGGAAGAGAAATTTAACTCAGAACTAAAGAGAGATAGTTTGATAGTAGCTTGTCGTTTTCCATTACCCAACTTGGAACCTGTTGCAATATTCGGACATGGGGTTGATACTGTTTGGGTCTACAAAAGTGCAGCTTCACCAAA GTCTGACAATGAGTTGTGA
- the LOC107226387 gene encoding ATP synthase subunit C lysine N-methyltransferase isoform X1 has protein sequence MKELQLGNEELSSGVEKRTSNIGLIFVGLTGGAAVAISAVCLPFVSPALRKVCLPYVPATTQQVENVLRALKGRSGTLVDLGSGDGRIVFAAAKIGFKADGIELNPWLIAYSRFTAIMRGLSSRVTFFRKDLWKFNLEKYDNVVIFGVQQMMDEVEEKFNSELKRDSLIVACRFPLPNLEPVAIFGHGVDTVWVYKSAASPKYTINFWTP, from the exons atgaaagaaCTACAGTTAGGAAATGAAGAGTTATCTAGTGGCGTTGAGAAACGAACCTCTAATATCGGTTTAATCTTTGTTGGACTTACTG gcGGTGCAGCTGTCGCCATCAGTGCAGTATGTCTTCCATTTGTGAGTCCAGCACTGCGCAAGGTTTGTTTACCGTATGTGCCGGCAACCACTCAGCAAGTTGAAAATGTTCTACGAGCATTGAAGGGGCGCTCAGGAACCTTGGTGGACCTGGGTAGTGGAGATGGACGCATA GTTTTCGCAGCTGCAAAAATTGGATTTAAGGCAGATGGTATCGAATTAAATCCATGGCTCATAGCGTACTCACGATTTACCGCTATAATGCGAGGATTATCATCAAGAGTCACCTTTTTTAGAAAAGATctttggaaatttaatttgGAAAAGTACGATAACGTTGTTATATTTGGAGTGCAGCAAATG ATGGACGAAGTGGAAGAGAAATTTAACTCAGAACTAAAGAGAGATAGTTTGATAGTAGCTTGTCGTTTTCCATTACCCAACTTGGAACCTGTTGCAATATTCGGACATGGGGTTGATACTGTTTGGGTCTACAAAAGTGCAGCTTCACCAAA gtatactatcaatttttggacaccataa
- the LOC107226389 gene encoding sodium-coupled neutral amino acid transporter 9, which translates to MKPKRQAEVAKLEAGLESLLSHATLSGENETAKQRQGMYERKPRRAWSVSDTSPPQDSGSESAPLLSSGTHMSFSPMIFHDSDTSDLDFSPIADSPRYGSAGTSNFNSMAILPRRVPLLAHDSPLITSHQTNISPPPPYCREGYYQIHNSLSDLVIDDSICKDGGTRPIIKEVGRGFLPGPLPLIQDPPPITSKSTKRTQSSLVTIFSIWNTILGSSLLTMPWGIAMAGLIPGIGLMLAMGGLCLYTAYRLLQVHKYHGAGDNGEVTALSRTLLGSWAEYIAKTFSITVMLGANIAYWVLMSNFLYYSVNFLYDIIAGLPIHPPFTNESHATEVLCPKQGLYNDSNLHDHSYDNMGPLWDLYKTVPIVLAILIFPLLNFSSATFFMKFNSLGTVSILYLIVFVIVKSTSWGINMDNKAWESSWELRPTFPALSGMLALSFFIHNIIITIMQNNENQKNNGRDLTIAYILVICTYILIGIMFYVCFPLAKSCIEDNLLNNFQKWDGLTIGARVVLFFQLLTVYPLIAYMLRIQILSAIFKTSNCTKSYVLIVNIVTVLICVLFAIFMPRVGTIIRYTGAMSGFIYVFTLPSLLHLMSMYKQGKMTMISAILHLTIPIVGVSNLAAQFLISED; encoded by the exons atgaaaccaaaaaGACAAGCTGAAGTAGCAAAGTTAGAAGCAGGTCTTGAATCTTTATTATCACACGCTACACTCTCCGGTGAAAATGAAACAGCTAAACAACGGCAAG gtaTGTACGAGCGAAAACCAAGACGTGCGTGGAGTGTAAGTGACACATCTCCACCACAAGACAGTGGATCTGAAAGCGCACCCTTACTAAGCTCTGGAACTCATATGAGCTTCTCACCTATGATTTTTCATGACTCTGATACCAGTGACTTAGACTTCAGTCCTATTGCAGATTCTCCCAG ATATGGTAGTGCAGGAACTTCAAATTTTAACTCCATGGCAATATTACCAAGAAGAGTACCTCTTTTAGCACACGATAGTCCATTGATAACATCGCACCAAACAAATAtttcaccaccaccaccgtaTTGCCGGGAAGGATATTACCAAATTCACAACTCATTGTCAGACCTG GTCATAGATGATTCAATTTGTAAAGACGGTGGCACACGACCAATCATAAAAGAAGTTGGTCGAGGTTTTTTGCCCGGACCTTTACCCTTAATACAGGATCCTCCGCCAATCACTTCCAAGTCCACAAAGCGAACACAGAGCTCTTTAGTGACAAT attttcaatatGGAATACCATTCTAGGTTCCTCATTGTTAACTATGCCATGGGGTATAGCAATGGCAGGATTAATTCCTGGAATAGGACTTATGTTAGCTATGGGAGGTCTTTGCCTTTACACAGCATACAGGTTACTCCAAGTCCACAAGTATCACG GAGCAGGAGATAACGGAGAAGTTACTGCACTCAGTCGAACTCTACTGGGCTCCTGGGCAGAATATATTGCCAAAACTTTTAGCATTACAGTTATGCTAGGAGCAAATATTGCATACTGGGTTTTAATGTCAAACTTCTTGTACTAttcagtgaattttttatacg ATATTATTGCAGGACTGCCAATACACCCACCATTTACAAACGAATCTCATGCAACAGAAG TTTTGTGCCCAAAACAAGGATTGTACAATGATAGCAACCTCCACGACCATTCATATGATAACATGGGACCACTCTGGGACTTGTATAAAACAGTGCCTATAGTTTTGGCTATACTTATATTCCCTTTGCTCAACTTCAGCAGTGCAACTTTCTtcatgaaattcaattcacttG GTACAGTATCAATTCTTTATTTGATTGTGTTTGTCATTGTGAAGTCGACCTCCTGGGGTATTAATATGGACAATAAGGCATGGGAAAGTAGTTGGGAACTGAGACCAACTTTTCCTGCATTATCTGGTATGCTCGCGCTATCATTTTTCATACACAACATTATCATCACTATAATGCAGAACaatgaaaatcaaaagaaTAAT GGAAGAGATCTGACCATAGCTTATATTTTGGTTATATGCACCTACATTTTAATCGGAATTATGTTCTATGTTTGCTTTCCATTGGCCAAATCATGCATCGAAGAT AACTTATTGAACAACTTCCAAAAATGGGATGGTTTGACCATAGGCGCTCGAGTTGTTTTATTCTTCCAGTTATTGACCGTGTACCCACTAATAGCGTATATGTTGCGTATTCAAATATTATCGGCTATATTTAAAACTTCCAACTGTACCAAGAGCTATGTTTTGATTGTAAATATCGTAACGGTACTAATCTGTGTTTTGTTCGCTATATTTATGCCACGGGTAGGTACAATAATCAGATACACAGGTGCAATGAGCGGTTTCATTTACGTTTTCACTTTACCTAGTCTATTGCACCTAATGTCTATGTACAAACAAGGTAAAATGACGATGATATCAGCCATTTTACATTTGACCATACCAATTGTTGGTGTATCTAATCTCGCAGCACAATTTCTCATCAGTGAAGACTAA
- the LOC107226390 gene encoding phosphoglucomutase, producing MPGNISSVSVPTKVHEGQKPGTSGLRKAVKVFTQEHYTENFIQSIFEALGDRLTGCTLVVGGDGRYYGKEAVAKIIKIAAANGVGKLIVGQNGILSTPAVSAIIRKYKTLGGILLTASHNPGGPDADFGIKFNCENGGPAPDAVTNKIYDITTTLKSYKIASGINVDISKIQSTNIEVDGRNFTVDVIDSVNDYVELMKSIFDFAALKKLIQGSTERSAFQVLINSMSGVTGPYVKRIFIDELGAAEANTVNIIPLEDFGGLHPDPNLTYAVDLVNTVKNGPYDLGAAFDGDGDRNMIIGKKAFFVNPSDSLAVIAANLDSIPYFKKTGVRGYARSMPTSGAVDRVAAATGVEFFEVPTGWKYFGNLMDAGRLSLCGEESFGTGSDHIREKDGVWACLAWLSIIAHSGKSVEEILQAHWTKYGRNFFTRYDYENCASDAANKMMLELEQHISNPSFKGTKLTNADKSYVVKHADNYAYKDPIDGSVAQKQGLRVLFEDGSRVIFRLSGTGSSGATIRLYVESYESNPTTYNEDPQKILAPLLNIALQLSKLQEHTGRNAPTVIT from the exons atgccCGGGAATATTTCAAGCGTAAGCGTACCCACGAAGGTTCACGAGGGTCAAAAGCCGGGTACTTCGGGTCTACGAAAAGCCGTCAAAGTCTTCACACAGGAGCattatactgaaaattttatccaatcaatttttgaaGCTCTTGGCGATCGTTTGACCGGGTGCACGCTGGTCGTCGGCGGTGACGGCCGATATTACGGCAAGGAGGCCGTTgcaaaaatcataaaaatcgCTGCAGCTAACGGG gTAGGCAAGTTGATAGTAGGACAGAATGGGATCCTATCAACTCCGGCTGTTTCGGCTATTATTCGCAAGTACAAAACTCTTGGGGGAATTCTTTTAACCGCATCACACAACCCTGGTGGTCCAGATGCTGATTTTGGAATAAAGTTCAATTGTGAAAACGGCGGACCTGCACCTGATGCTGTTACCAACAAAATTTATGATATAACCACAACTTTGAAAAGCTACAAAATTGCTTCAGGGATCAACGTTGATATATCTAAAATTCAGAGCACGAATATAGAAGTCGATGGAAGAAATTTTACTGTCGATGTTATTGACTCTGTCAACGATTACGTTGAACTGATGAAGAGCATTTTTGATTTCGCCGCTCTTAAGAAACTTATCCAAGGCAGCACGGAACGATCTGCTTTTCAAGTTCTTATCAACTCAATGAGTGGCG TCACTGGGCCATATGTAAAACGgatatttatcgatgaattggGCGCAGCTGAAGCAAACACAGTAAATATCATTCCATTGGAAGACTTTGGTGGACTTCATCCTGATCCTAACTTGACTTACGCAGTAGATCTTGTGAATACTGTTAAAAACGGCCCTTACGATCTTGGAGCAGCCTTTGATGGCGATGGAGATAGAAACATG ATAATAGGCAAGAAGGCCTTCTTTGTCAATCCGTCAGATTCCTTGGCAGTCATAGCTGCGAATTTGGATTCTATTCCATACTTTAAAAAGACAGGTGTAAGAGGTTACGCTCGATCTATGCCTACAAGTGGTGCTGTTGATCGAGTAGCTGCAGCAACTGGTGTTGAATTCTTTGAAGTGCCAACAGGATGGAAGTATTTTG GCAATCTAATGGATGCAGGAAGACTTTCTTTATGTGGTGAGGAAAGTTTTGGAACTGGTTCCGACCATATTCGCGAAAAAGATGGAGTTTGGGCATGTCTTGCTTGGCTCAGCATTATTGCACACTCAGGTAAATCTGTCGAGGAAATTCTGCAAGCACATTGGACCAAGTATGGTAGAAACTTTTTTACAAG ATATGATTACGAAAATTGTGCATCTGACGCTGCAAATAAAATGATGCTCGAACTTGAACAGCATATTAGCAATCCAAGTTTCAAAGGAACAAAACTTACAAATGCGGACAAGTCGTATGTTGTTAAACATGCTGACAATTACGCGTACAAGGATCCAATTGATGGAAGTGTTGCTCAGAAACAG GGTCTGCGAGTGTTGTTTGAAGATGGTTCTCGAGTGATCTTTCGTTTATCTGGAACAGGTAGTTCTGGAGCTACAATCCGTCTTTATGTTGAAAGTTATGAGTCTAACCCAACAACTTACAACGAAGATCCCCAAAAAATTCTTGCTCCGCTTCTAAATATTGCTCTTCAATTGAGTAAACTCCAGGAGCACACTGGACGTAACGCTCCAACTGTCATTACATAA